Proteins encoded within one genomic window of Cellulomonas flavigena DSM 20109:
- a CDS encoding alpha/beta hydrolase: protein MAPPAAADGVAADPWVSVTPEGYYRFVAPQATVHELVGGQPKVVELQGNIGPAGTWSDLAMDPSGTDYPTQVGILDPGLYYYQYTATFEDRTKVSFRNPDTPVAIASKPTWNTFFVPGPQVAWMADIPNAGAVEELAHDTASGDEATSLVWTPPGYDADRADAYPVLYLLADDDQSVDEWTELGRARQVLDNLAAEGRLADMVVVMASVTGDDARAELLDGILPAVQDAYHVADEAASQAVAGIGTGAAHALELLRTDPGVFSEVGAFSVEFPSRPADPDRSQVAAINEGTDRLRIYVGNVLDPSYNATHDLLRTLERTGVEHEFDGVDPDTGGTWDTWREGLRDFASRVFQDGAHGPREGHRPLDAKYTAPAPGSITLPHVDENGIVTFETGTQFKDAKDVTVWANWAPNGAWFRVPMTKVGDRWRVQAGPLDGFYYYRYVVDGVDVKDPEDKVNTLTGVSPLFVPGETDRLLGDVPAEDRGELTTLTYQSQVANEERKAYVWTPKGYDPDRAEEYPVLYLNHGGGQNYGDWVEVGRATQILDHYIKEDAIVPMVVVMGNGNSSNYPAELMDNLVPAAEAAYNISSEPGQRAIAGLSMGAMNTLNAWLTRPGQFGWVGSFSGGLFWNTPVFDPDAVNAETRLARIYNGDRTDFTYDATMNLLTLLEENGIRHEFAGLTVGPHGFDVWSKNLIDFLPRIFRDQDKVTGIDLTAVVPEGQDGVLALSVAGNAVTLDGPQNTGTALRFTGALPAVTVTDSRTAAQAGVSGWAVTGQAYSFTNGTRLLDAKHLGWTPRVESPRPGLAAGDARATALGGGEGLTVPGRLASATPEGRVGSATIGADLVLDVPVDTAPGEYTGTLSLSLFPVD, encoded by the coding sequence ATGGCACCACCCGCAGCGGCCGACGGGGTCGCCGCAGACCCGTGGGTGTCGGTGACGCCCGAGGGCTACTACCGGTTCGTGGCGCCGCAGGCCACGGTCCACGAGCTCGTCGGCGGCCAGCCGAAGGTCGTCGAGCTGCAGGGCAACATCGGCCCTGCGGGCACGTGGTCCGACCTGGCCATGGACCCCAGCGGCACCGACTACCCGACGCAGGTCGGCATCCTCGACCCGGGCCTGTACTACTACCAGTACACGGCGACGTTCGAGGACCGCACCAAGGTCTCCTTCCGCAACCCGGACACGCCCGTCGCGATCGCGTCGAAGCCGACCTGGAACACGTTCTTCGTGCCCGGTCCGCAGGTGGCCTGGATGGCGGACATCCCGAACGCGGGCGCCGTCGAGGAGCTCGCCCACGACACCGCGTCCGGCGACGAGGCCACCTCGCTCGTCTGGACGCCGCCCGGCTACGACGCCGACCGCGCCGACGCCTACCCGGTCCTGTACCTGCTGGCCGACGACGACCAGTCCGTCGACGAGTGGACCGAGCTGGGCCGCGCGCGGCAGGTGCTCGACAACCTCGCGGCCGAGGGCCGGCTCGCGGACATGGTCGTCGTCATGGCCTCGGTCACCGGCGACGACGCGCGCGCCGAGCTGCTCGACGGCATCCTCCCGGCCGTGCAGGACGCCTACCACGTCGCCGACGAGGCGGCCTCGCAGGCCGTGGCCGGCATCGGCACGGGCGCCGCGCACGCGCTCGAGCTGCTGCGCACCGACCCGGGCGTCTTCAGCGAGGTCGGCGCGTTCTCGGTCGAGTTCCCCTCGCGTCCGGCCGACCCGGACCGCTCGCAGGTGGCCGCCATCAACGAGGGCACCGACCGCCTGCGCATCTACGTCGGCAACGTGCTCGACCCGTCCTACAACGCGACCCACGACCTGCTGCGCACGCTCGAGCGCACCGGGGTCGAGCACGAGTTCGACGGCGTCGACCCGGACACGGGCGGCACGTGGGACACGTGGCGCGAGGGTCTGCGCGACTTCGCGTCGCGCGTGTTCCAGGACGGCGCCCACGGCCCGCGTGAGGGCCACCGACCGCTCGACGCCAAGTACACCGCCCCGGCACCGGGCTCGATCACGCTGCCGCACGTCGACGAGAACGGCATCGTGACGTTCGAGACGGGCACGCAGTTCAAGGACGCGAAGGACGTCACCGTGTGGGCCAACTGGGCGCCCAACGGTGCGTGGTTCCGCGTGCCGATGACGAAGGTCGGCGACCGCTGGCGCGTGCAGGCCGGCCCGCTCGACGGCTTCTACTACTACCGGTACGTCGTCGACGGCGTGGACGTGAAGGACCCGGAGGACAAGGTCAACACGCTCACCGGCGTCAGCCCGCTGTTCGTCCCCGGCGAGACGGACCGCCTGCTGGGCGACGTCCCCGCCGAGGACCGCGGCGAGCTGACCACGCTGACGTACCAGAGCCAGGTCGCGAACGAGGAGCGCAAGGCGTACGTCTGGACGCCGAAGGGCTACGACCCGGACCGCGCCGAGGAGTACCCCGTGCTCTACCTCAACCACGGCGGTGGTCAGAACTACGGCGACTGGGTCGAGGTGGGCCGCGCGACGCAGATCCTCGACCACTACATCAAGGAGGACGCGATCGTCCCCATGGTGGTCGTCATGGGCAACGGCAACTCGTCCAACTACCCGGCCGAGCTCATGGACAACCTCGTGCCCGCGGCCGAGGCGGCGTACAACATCTCGTCCGAGCCGGGGCAGCGGGCCATCGCGGGCCTGTCGATGGGCGCCATGAACACGCTCAACGCGTGGCTGACCCGCCCGGGCCAGTTCGGCTGGGTCGGGTCGTTCTCCGGCGGCCTGTTCTGGAACACGCCCGTCTTCGACCCGGACGCCGTCAACGCCGAGACCCGCCTCGCGCGGATCTACAACGGTGACCGGACGGACTTCACCTACGACGCCACGATGAACCTCCTCACACTGCTCGAGGAGAACGGCATCCGTCACGAGTTCGCCGGTCTGACGGTCGGCCCGCACGGGTTCGACGTGTGGTCGAAGAACCTCATCGACTTCCTGCCGCGGATCTTCCGCGACCAGGACAAGGTGACGGGGATCGACCTGACGGCCGTCGTGCCCGAGGGCCAGGACGGCGTGCTCGCGCTGTCGGTCGCCGGCAACGCGGTCACGCTGGACGGGCCGCAGAACACCGGCACCGCGCTGCGGTTCACCGGCGCGCTGCCCGCCGTCACGGTCACCGACTCGCGGACCGCCGCCCAGGCGGGGGTCTCGGGGTGGGCCGTCACGGGCCAGGCGTACTCGTTCACCAACGGGACGCGTCTGCTCGACGCGAAGCACCTGGGCTGGACCCCGCGCGTCGAGAGCCCGCGCCCGGGCCTCGCCGCGGGCGACGCCCGGGCCACCGCGCTCGGCGGTGGCGAGGGCCTGACGGTGCCGGGACGCCTGGCGTCCGCGACGCCCGAGGGTCGCGTCGGCTCGGCGACGATCGGGGCGGACCTCGTCCTCGACGTGCCGGTCGACACCGCGCCCGGTGAGTACACGGGCACGCTGTCGCTGTCGCTGTTCCCCGTCGACTGA